A section of the Dermacoccus nishinomiyaensis genome encodes:
- the hisS gene encoding histidine--tRNA ligase, giving the protein MSKPTPISGFLEWLPAQRYTEQLVLDIIREVFELHGFEPINTRAVEPVVRLTGKGGDADKEIYAVSRLAADEADKAEPGLGLHFDLTVPFSRYVIENAGKLTFPFRRYQIQPVWRGERPQAGRYREFVQADIDIVDVGELPFHYEVELPLVIADVFKRLPIGEFRIQVNNRKIPEGFYRGLGIDDIVGTLRIVDKLDKIGPAKVKELLVAEGVEDAAADKILALAAISTPDTSFVEQVRALGVEHPTLEEGLEQLRVVVETAAEHAPGLLVAELKIARGLDYYTGTVYETQLVGEEGYGSICSGGRYDSLASDGKRTYPGVGLSIGVSRLLAKLIGDGGLRTSRPTPTAVLVAVNDETSRAESMRIAAALRERGIPTLVSPKAAKFGKQIQFADRRGIPYVWFSGAGETGDQIKDIRSGEQFDADATSWVLPAADEQVRLEVAEASPAS; this is encoded by the coding sequence ATGAGCAAACCGACCCCCATCTCCGGCTTCCTCGAATGGCTGCCGGCGCAGCGTTACACCGAGCAGCTGGTGCTCGACATCATCCGTGAGGTGTTCGAGCTGCACGGTTTCGAGCCGATCAACACGCGCGCGGTCGAGCCCGTCGTGCGCCTCACGGGCAAGGGCGGTGACGCGGACAAGGAGATCTACGCCGTCAGCCGCCTCGCTGCGGACGAGGCCGACAAGGCCGAGCCGGGCCTCGGCCTGCACTTCGACCTCACGGTGCCGTTCAGCCGCTACGTCATCGAGAACGCGGGCAAGCTGACGTTCCCGTTCCGCCGCTACCAGATCCAGCCGGTCTGGCGTGGCGAGCGCCCGCAGGCGGGGCGCTACCGCGAGTTCGTCCAGGCCGACATCGACATCGTCGACGTGGGGGAGCTGCCGTTCCACTACGAGGTCGAGCTGCCGCTCGTCATCGCGGACGTGTTCAAGCGGCTGCCGATCGGTGAGTTCCGCATCCAGGTCAACAACCGCAAGATCCCCGAGGGCTTCTACCGCGGGCTCGGCATCGACGACATCGTCGGCACGCTGCGCATCGTCGACAAGCTCGACAAGATCGGCCCGGCCAAGGTCAAGGAGCTGCTCGTCGCCGAAGGCGTCGAAGACGCCGCCGCCGACAAGATCCTCGCCCTCGCGGCGATCTCGACGCCCGATACGTCCTTCGTCGAGCAGGTGCGCGCGCTGGGCGTCGAACACCCGACGCTGGAGGAGGGCCTCGAGCAGCTACGCGTCGTCGTCGAGACGGCCGCCGAGCACGCACCCGGTCTGCTCGTCGCGGAGCTGAAGATCGCACGCGGCCTCGATTACTACACCGGCACGGTCTACGAGACGCAGCTTGTCGGCGAGGAGGGCTACGGCTCGATCTGCTCCGGCGGGCGCTACGACTCGCTCGCGAGTGACGGCAAGAGGACCTACCCCGGCGTCGGCCTGTCGATCGGTGTCTCGCGCCTGCTCGCGAAGCTCATCGGTGACGGCGGCCTGCGCACGAGCCGTCCGACGCCGACGGCCGTGCTCGTCGCCGTCAACGACGAGACCTCACGCGCCGAGTCGATGCGGATCGCGGCGGCACTGCGTGAGCGCGGCATCCCGACGCTCGTGTCGCCGAAGGCCGCCAAGTTCGGCAAGCAGATCCAGTTCGCCGACCGTCGCGGCATCCCGTACGTCTGGTTCTCGGGCGCGGGGGAGACCGGCGACCAGATCAAGGACATCCGCAGCGGTGAGCAGTTCGATGCGGACGCGACGAGCTGGGTGCTCCCCGCGGCCGACGAGCAGGTGCGACTCGAGGTCGCCGAGGCGTCACCGGCGTCGTGA
- a CDS encoding MBL fold metallo-hydrolase produces the protein MLTVSFPAAAMGTNCYVFARERGSECVVVDPGIGVTDQLFEVLGDLDLKPTAVLLTHGHLDHTFSVTPVCGGQIAAHIHADDRYRLVNPYDQLGPQLRGMLEQSFGKSATWREPEKVVSIHEGEPLELAGLTFGVTHAPGHTEGSVMFTVDEVPDGLDDAVAATVNQSVITGDVLFAGSIGRTDLEGGSDAAMQQSLRTKVLPLPDSSLILPGHGPASTMARERVSNPYLQALQGSGA, from the coding sequence GTGTTGACCGTCTCTTTCCCCGCAGCCGCGATGGGTACGAACTGCTACGTCTTCGCCCGTGAACGCGGCAGCGAGTGCGTCGTCGTCGACCCGGGCATCGGCGTCACCGACCAGCTGTTCGAGGTCCTCGGCGATCTCGATCTCAAGCCCACGGCGGTGCTGCTGACGCACGGCCATCTCGACCACACCTTCTCCGTGACGCCGGTGTGCGGCGGGCAGATCGCCGCTCACATCCACGCCGACGATCGCTACCGCCTCGTCAACCCCTACGACCAGCTCGGCCCGCAGCTGCGCGGCATGCTCGAGCAGTCGTTCGGCAAGAGCGCGACGTGGCGCGAGCCCGAGAAGGTCGTCTCCATCCACGAGGGCGAACCCCTCGAACTCGCGGGGCTGACGTTCGGCGTCACCCACGCGCCGGGGCACACCGAGGGCTCCGTCATGTTCACCGTCGACGAGGTGCCCGACGGGCTCGACGACGCCGTCGCCGCGACGGTGAACCAGAGCGTCATCACCGGGGACGTCCTGTTCGCCGGCTCGATCGGACGCACCGACCTCGAGGGCGGCAGCGACGCGGCGATGCAGCAGAGCCTGCGCACGAAGGTGCTGCCGCTGCCTGATTCGTCCCTCATCCTTCCCGGGCACGGCCCGGCCAGCACGATGGCGCGCGAGCGCGTGAGCAACCCGTACCTGCAAGCACTCCAAGGATCTGGCGCATGA